In Spirochaeta lutea, the following proteins share a genomic window:
- a CDS encoding bactofilin family protein, giving the protein MSDVIPEEQIVNSIIGPGSKFKGDIVVHGLIRIDGDFSGTIKTKGKILVGQYGRVDGALSGRIVVVGGIVRGNIYAEGKVIILADSVVIGNIHSPRIVVEETGILHGHLVISGVRRSDTPAYPKSKAQSDANKKSRSMATSEEKKHAEKRRWKVFSPRE; this is encoded by the coding sequence ATGTCTGATGTTATTCCCGAAGAACAGATTGTAAATTCGATTATCGGACCCGGTAGTAAGTTCAAGGGCGATATAGTTGTCCATGGACTCATACGGATTGATGGTGATTTTAGCGGTACCATAAAAACCAAGGGTAAGATTCTGGTGGGCCAGTACGGGAGAGTGGATGGCGCCCTGTCGGGACGTATTGTGGTGGTTGGTGGTATAGTACGGGGTAATATTTACGCTGAAGGGAAGGTAATTATTCTCGCTGACTCTGTAGTGATCGGAAATATCCATTCCCCCAGAATCGTTGTGGAAGAGACAGGCATACTGCATGGTCATTTGGTCATCTCGGGTGTCCGTAGGTCTGATACACCGGCGTATCCTAAAAGCAAGGCTCAATCCGATGCCAATAAAAAAAGCCGGTCAATGGCAACATCTGAAGAAAAAAAGCATGCTGAAAAACGGCGGTGGAAGGTTTTTTCACCCCGGGAGTAG
- a CDS encoding TatD family hydrolase, translating into MKLFDTHAHIGLIHEDPIEQLIITQEARQQGVEGIISICNNLHDFFVVYENLRTATHVYHAVGVSPSEVQNPGIDWEAKIDSGVKQERVVAIGETGLDYYRKFGNKNSQIELFIRQLEIADKYNLPVIIHNRDAGKDILDILSTRRPTRGGVLHCYSEDWEFAKKAIDLGMYISFAGNATYRNARNLHETAKNIPIEQLVIESESPFMVPAEYRGKRNRPSYLHSTAEYLASLRGLDPEEFAEQTFLNAKRLFQL; encoded by the coding sequence ATGAAACTATTTGATACTCACGCCCATATCGGGTTGATTCACGAAGACCCGATTGAACAGTTAATTATTACTCAAGAAGCCCGGCAGCAAGGGGTAGAGGGTATAATAAGCATTTGCAATAACCTCCACGATTTCTTCGTGGTGTATGAAAATCTACGTACTGCGACGCATGTCTATCACGCCGTGGGAGTCTCTCCTTCGGAGGTTCAAAATCCCGGGATTGACTGGGAAGCGAAAATTGATTCCGGTGTGAAGCAGGAACGTGTTGTTGCCATCGGTGAAACAGGCCTGGACTACTACCGTAAGTTTGGTAATAAAAACTCCCAGATCGAATTATTTATTCGCCAACTCGAAATTGCTGATAAGTACAATCTGCCTGTTATTATCCATAACCGTGATGCAGGCAAGGATATCTTGGATATTCTTTCCACCCGGAGACCGACTAGAGGTGGGGTTCTGCACTGTTATTCCGAGGACTGGGAGTTTGCGAAGAAAGCAATTGATCTTGGTATGTACATTTCTTTTGCCGGAAATGCCACCTATAGAAATGCTAGAAATCTCCACGAAACTGCTAAGAACATTCCCATTGAACAGCTTGTTATTGAGTCCGAGAGCCCCTTCATGGTACCGGCTGAGTACCGGGGCAAGAGAAACCGGCCGAGCTATCTTCATTCCACCGCAGAATACCTAGCATCCCTTCGCGGGCTGGATCCCGAGGAATTCGCTGAACAGACCTTCCTCAACGCAAAACGGCTCTTCCAACTCTAG
- the purF gene encoding amidophosphoribosyltransferase, translated as MIHEEKLGHYCGVAGVFSESLTNIPVKLFFPLFSLQHRGQESAGIAYRKEDKTVSYRDLGMVSQVLSKYLDGERMSHCGIGHVRYSTHGGNKLENAQPLLVSCNKGDIALAHNGNLTNTQPLKEELVSAGAIFQTTSDSELILHMISHSRKPTFQEALVESLQKIEGAYSLVLLHDDTMITVRDPWGFRPLYIGKKDGMTVVGSETCALDILQITDYREVEPGEIIITDQYGSRSSFLTPKKRNHCAFELIYFARPDSDVYNINVYHQRKKLGKELAIRDEEFFAQTGKEDTIVVPVPDSGNSAALGYAEQAGLPFELGMTRNHYTGRSFIMPTTAERELVVRMKLHPVRKTIAGKRIILVDDSLVRGTTAKILVKLMKEAGAREVHLRLSSPEIRWPCFFGIDIPTRQELISNTLTPDEIANFIDADSVTFLTIEDLQHSLDSPESYCFACFTGEYPIRVPLKQTERERTLRDTKEHQ; from the coding sequence ATGATACATGAAGAAAAGCTTGGCCATTACTGCGGTGTAGCGGGTGTTTTTTCGGAATCCCTTACAAATATACCGGTTAAACTCTTTTTTCCCCTGTTTAGTCTACAACACCGGGGCCAGGAGAGTGCCGGCATCGCATACCGCAAGGAAGATAAAACCGTTTCTTATAGAGATTTAGGGATGGTATCTCAGGTCCTATCAAAATACCTTGACGGAGAACGGATGAGTCATTGTGGTATCGGGCATGTGCGCTATTCCACCCATGGGGGAAATAAACTTGAAAATGCTCAGCCGCTCCTTGTTTCCTGCAATAAGGGGGATATTGCCCTGGCGCACAACGGCAATCTGACCAATACGCAACCCTTGAAAGAGGAACTGGTCTCAGCCGGAGCGATTTTTCAAACGACTTCTGACTCTGAACTCATTTTGCATATGATCAGCCACTCCCGGAAACCCACCTTTCAGGAAGCGTTGGTTGAGTCGTTACAAAAAATTGAGGGTGCATATTCCTTGGTGCTCCTCCACGATGACACTATGATAACGGTGAGGGATCCCTGGGGTTTCCGGCCGTTGTACATAGGGAAAAAGGATGGAATGACCGTAGTTGGCTCTGAAACCTGTGCATTGGATATTTTACAAATCACTGATTACCGTGAGGTTGAACCCGGAGAGATAATAATCACCGATCAATACGGGAGCAGGAGTAGTTTTCTGACCCCGAAAAAACGGAACCACTGTGCATTCGAGTTAATCTATTTTGCCAGACCGGATTCAGATGTGTATAACATCAATGTGTATCACCAGCGCAAAAAACTAGGGAAAGAACTTGCTATTCGGGACGAAGAATTTTTTGCCCAAACAGGGAAGGAAGACACCATCGTCGTACCCGTACCTGATTCAGGAAATTCCGCCGCCCTCGGCTATGCAGAGCAAGCTGGACTCCCCTTTGAACTCGGTATGACGAGGAATCACTACACCGGGAGAAGCTTTATCATGCCAACCACCGCTGAACGTGAATTAGTTGTACGCATGAAGCTACATCCGGTTAGAAAGACAATTGCCGGAAAACGAATTATTTTAGTAGATGATTCTCTTGTACGGGGAACAACCGCAAAGATCCTTGTAAAACTAATGAAGGAAGCTGGGGCACGGGAGGTCCATCTCCGATTGTCATCCCCAGAAATTCGATGGCCCTGTTTCTTCGGTATCGATATCCCGACCAGACAGGAACTCATTTCAAATACCCTTACCCCCGATGAAATAGCGAATTTCATCGATGCTGATAGCGTAACATTTCTTACCATCGAAGATTTGCAGCATAGCCTCGATAGCCCCGAAAGCTATTGTTTCGCCTGTTTTACCGGGGAGTACCCCATCCGCGTCCCCTTGAAACAAACAGAAAGAGAACGTACCCTACGAGACACAAAGGAACATCAATGA
- the purM gene encoding phosphoribosylformylglycinamidine cyclo-ligase, which yields MKPKSYQEAGVDIEKGDAFARYIGSVKSPAVSRGIGGFAGGIEIDTTKYKRPVLLSATDGVGTKLLVAQRLNRFDTLGIDLVAMCVNDLIVCGAEPLVFLDYIATGAIQEDQLKQIIDGIIKGCEDAQCVLAGGETAEMPDLYQHSDFDLAGFSTGIVDADKMLPNLNAMNPGDSLFSLPSSGIHSNGLSLARKIIPESRDDLWEQLLVPTIIYVRQLKKIISEGLISGAAHITGGGLVANTQRILPQGLIPSFLWDWPVPHIFSELQNLGNIETTEMRKVFNMGIGMVLVVPKAKTQDFQSFCERTQIETRCIGELVHG from the coding sequence ATGAAACCAAAAAGTTACCAAGAAGCCGGTGTTGATATCGAGAAGGGCGATGCCTTTGCACGGTACATTGGCTCCGTTAAGTCCCCTGCTGTATCCCGGGGTATTGGCGGGTTTGCCGGCGGCATTGAAATTGATACCACGAAATATAAACGACCGGTACTTCTTTCGGCCACGGATGGTGTAGGAACAAAACTGCTGGTCGCCCAGCGGCTCAATCGCTTCGACACCCTTGGAATTGACCTTGTGGCTATGTGTGTGAACGATCTTATCGTGTGCGGTGCAGAACCCCTGGTATTTCTCGACTACATCGCAACCGGTGCAATACAAGAGGACCAATTAAAGCAAATAATTGACGGTATCATTAAGGGCTGCGAGGATGCGCAATGCGTTCTCGCCGGGGGTGAGACAGCCGAGATGCCGGATCTTTACCAGCATAGTGATTTTGACCTAGCAGGATTTTCAACCGGTATAGTTGATGCAGATAAGATGCTTCCTAACCTCAATGCAATGAATCCTGGAGACAGTCTCTTTTCACTCCCCTCTTCGGGAATTCATTCCAATGGCCTTTCCCTGGCAAGGAAGATTATCCCTGAATCGCGGGATGACCTGTGGGAACAGCTTCTTGTACCAACCATCATCTACGTTCGCCAACTCAAAAAAATTATCTCCGAAGGTTTAATTTCTGGAGCCGCCCACATCACTGGCGGCGGTTTGGTAGCCAACACCCAACGGATTCTTCCCCAAGGACTAATACCATCCTTTTTATGGGATTGGCCGGTGCCGCACATATTCTCTGAATTGCAGAACCTGGGCAACATTGAAACGACAGAAATGCGGAAAGTCTTTAATATGGGGATTGGAATGGTTCTGGTCGTACCCA
- a CDS encoding M23 family metallopeptidase gives MAGKRGKSSSKKRHVFLSLKEALGKLFSHKFTVMVIPHSEKKVVNLQINTLFFTFSCLTLVSLIIGFVVLSTDYAASQQETLVETVNFETAQANLDSVVDEVSELIKVYRVFENAMQSTLGELNIATREDEGFSGSGDISSILDLEEVQGSTPREVFDVRRLRSSLSDAIEPVNQIADILSAEKQLLSDIPTLWPVVGGRNALTMEFGPNEHPIRDEWYLHKGADIAGPIGLPIVAAANGKVVESRLDQISGYGNMIIIEHKYGFRTRYSHMSRRLVSEGQEVYQGQQIGLLGNTGLSSGPHLDFQVMLGTEVLDPTTFLSIKNDFARWLGNR, from the coding sequence ATGGCCGGAAAAAGAGGGAAATCTTCCAGTAAGAAACGACACGTATTTCTCAGCCTCAAGGAGGCACTGGGAAAGCTGTTTTCTCATAAATTTACCGTGATGGTCATTCCCCACTCAGAAAAAAAGGTTGTAAATCTTCAGATTAATACCCTCTTCTTTACTTTTTCCTGCCTGACCCTTGTATCCCTCATCATCGGATTCGTAGTTCTTTCTACAGATTACGCGGCATCTCAGCAGGAGACCCTGGTGGAAACCGTGAACTTTGAAACTGCTCAAGCTAACCTGGATTCTGTGGTAGATGAGGTTTCAGAGTTGATAAAGGTATATAGGGTTTTTGAAAATGCAATGCAGTCAACCCTAGGGGAATTAAACATCGCAACCCGAGAGGATGAAGGTTTTTCTGGATCCGGTGATATTTCGAGTATTCTGGATTTAGAAGAGGTGCAGGGTAGCACCCCTCGGGAGGTGTTTGATGTACGACGCCTCAGAAGTTCACTCTCCGATGCCATTGAGCCTGTCAATCAGATCGCGGATATTTTGTCTGCCGAGAAGCAACTCCTCTCAGATATTCCTACCCTTTGGCCGGTGGTCGGTGGTAGAAACGCACTTACCATGGAATTCGGTCCAAATGAGCATCCCATCCGTGATGAATGGTACCTTCATAAGGGGGCGGATATTGCGGGACCAATAGGTCTTCCCATCGTGGCAGCGGCAAACGGCAAGGTCGTGGAGTCTAGATTGGATCAGATTTCCGGTTACGGAAATATGATAATCATTGAACATAAGTACGGGTTCCGTACCCGGTATAGCCATATGAGTAGAAGGTTGGTAAGTGAAGGTCAGGAGGTGTACCAGGGGCAGCAGATTGGTCTGCTTGGCAACACGGGATTATCTTCGGGACCGCATCTGGACTTTCAGGTTATGCTTGGAACTGAGGTTCTAGATCCCACAACCTTCCTTAGTATTAAAAATGATTTTGCCCGATGGCTCGGTAACAGGTAA